The Streptococcaceae bacterium ESL0687 genome has a segment encoding these proteins:
- the grpE gene encoding nucleotide exchange factor GrpE: MSKEDLKNEEITEEVEENLAEEAQELVEELSELELIQKKADELEDKYLRTAAEMQNIQRRGIEERQTLQKYRSQDLAKKIIPSLDNLERALLVEGMDDSVKKGIEMVQESLSNALKEEGVEEISTEGAFDPNFHMAVQTVPADNEHPADTIVQVFQKGYKLHDRVLRPSMVVVAQ; this comes from the coding sequence GTGTCTAAGGAAGATTTAAAAAACGAAGAAATAACAGAAGAAGTTGAAGAAAATTTAGCTGAAGAGGCCCAGGAACTTGTTGAGGAACTAAGTGAGCTTGAGCTGATTCAAAAGAAAGCTGATGAACTTGAGGATAAATACTTGAGAACAGCAGCTGAAATGCAAAACATTCAGCGCCGTGGTATCGAGGAACGTCAAACTCTTCAAAAATATCGTTCACAAGATTTGGCCAAAAAAATTATTCCAAGTCTTGATAACTTAGAGCGTGCCCTCCTTGTCGAAGGAATGGATGACTCTGTTAAAAAAGGAATTGAGATGGTTCAAGAGAGCCTATCAAATGCTTTAAAGGAAGAAGGAGTTGAAGAAATTTCAACTGAAGGAGCTTTTGATCCTAACTTCCATATGGCAGTCCAAACTGTTCCAGCAGATAATGAGCACCCTGCAGATACGATTGTTCAGGTCTTCCAGAAGGGTTATAAACTTCATGACCGTGTGTTAAGACCAAGCATGGTAGTGGTAGCTCAGTAA
- a CDS encoding phosphoglycerate mutase family protein: protein MVKIYLVRHGKTMFNTIGRAQGWSDTPLTKDGEIGIIELGLGFKDKGIKFDRAYSSDSGRTLQTMNLILSRSENQDIPYTMDPRIREWCFGSMDGAYDGELFGGVLPRTQAFKGQDIEKLSYEDMANGIMEVDTAGWAEPWELLRERILTGFRDIATEAMDTGAENIVIVSHGLTIATFIHLINPDQPRVQALDNGSVTELTFDGDFKIESVGDMSYRTKGRQLMGEKS, encoded by the coding sequence ATGGTTAAAATTTATTTGGTAAGACATGGGAAAACCATGTTTAATACAATTGGTCGTGCTCAAGGTTGGTCAGATACTCCCCTAACCAAGGACGGAGAAATTGGAATAATTGAACTAGGACTTGGCTTTAAGGATAAGGGAATTAAGTTTGACCGGGCCTACTCTTCAGATAGTGGTCGAACCCTTCAGACTATGAATCTAATTTTAAGTCGATCAGAAAATCAAGATATTCCTTATACTATGGATCCTCGTATTCGGGAGTGGTGCTTTGGAAGTATGGACGGAGCCTATGACGGGGAGTTGTTTGGCGGAGTTCTCCCAAGAACCCAGGCCTTTAAGGGACAAGATATTGAAAAGTTGAGCTATGAGGACATGGCTAATGGAATCATGGAAGTTGATACTGCCGGTTGGGCAGAGCCTTGGGAACTCTTACGAGAACGAATTCTTACAGGCTTTAGGGATATAGCGACTGAGGCAATGGATACAGGGGCAGAAAATATTGTCATTGTTAGCCACGGATTAACTATAGCGACCTTTATCCATCTGATTAATCCAGATCAACCAAGAGTTCAAGCCCTTGATAATGGAAGTGTTACTGAACTTACCTTTGATGGTGATTTTAAGATTGAAAGCGTCGGAGACATGTCTTACCGGACTAAAGGACGTCAATTAATGGGAGAGAAGTCATAA
- a CDS encoding glycoside hydrolase family 73 protein, with amino-acid sequence MRVRRKLKLPFFIFFILIELLVTLFIGNFSLVHTSGVSTKVEDKIVKIDRTEFIKEIAPSAEEVQKAYGIRASLIIAQASLESNFGQSELASKYKNLFGVKADSSGKHIKLETKEYLDGEWITATGDFAWYDSWRDSIIAHAKLMREGVDWDKSKYAEVVAADDYKEAAQAIQDAGYATDPTYASKLIELIEQYKLYEYDN; translated from the coding sequence ATGCGGGTGAGGCGGAAGTTAAAGCTACCATTTTTTATCTTTTTTATTTTGATAGAACTGCTGGTAACCCTATTTATTGGAAATTTTTCCCTGGTGCATACCAGTGGAGTTTCCACTAAGGTTGAAGATAAGATAGTAAAAATTGACCGTACGGAGTTTATTAAAGAAATTGCTCCCTCTGCTGAAGAGGTTCAAAAGGCATATGGGATAAGAGCTTCGTTGATTATAGCCCAGGCTAGTTTGGAGTCAAATTTTGGTCAAAGTGAACTAGCCAGTAAGTATAAAAATTTATTTGGTGTAAAAGCAGACAGCAGCGGTAAACATATTAAACTTGAAACCAAGGAGTATCTAGACGGTGAATGGATTACTGCCACAGGTGATTTTGCTTGGTACGATTCCTGGAGGGATTCAATCATTGCTCATGCAAAACTTATGCGTGAAGGGGTTGATTGGGACAAGTCCAAGTATGCAGAAGTAGTCGCAGCTGATGACTACAAGGAGGCGGCTCAGGCCATCCAAGATGCAGGCTATGCAACTGATCCAACCTATGCAAGTAAGTTAATAGAGTTAATTGAGCAGTATAAATTATATGAATATGATAATTAA
- the hrcA gene encoding heat-inducible transcriptional repressor HrcA, giving the protein MLTKRQEEILSLIVIRYGSTRIPVGSKVLMDSIKASSATIRNDMKVLENAGFLKKEHLSSGRVPSVDGYKYFIDNFLKPDQLDRDAIFEIMNSFDHDFYRLSDIFETAASLLASRTGLTSFVMGIPPIDQVLTNFDIVVLDNHSALAVMTLSTGMVKTNQFVLPSSMAVDDVKKISAIVKSRLVGKKVLDIHYALRTEIPQILARFFQVTANLSELFDYIFSVLYEEDIQMVDEYKLLDYAKHNEKLYQLLSDREMLAQKLRGIVKDDNARTIKLGDDDLFENLTLIAQKFIIPYRGMGTALVIAPIDIDYDRVVGIVDLIANILSMKLADYYRYLDGNHYEVQR; this is encoded by the coding sequence ATGTTAACAAAAAGACAAGAGGAAATCTTAAGCCTGATTGTAATTAGGTACGGATCTACCCGTATACCTGTTGGATCCAAAGTTTTGATGGATTCAATTAAGGCATCAAGTGCTACTATTAGAAATGATATGAAGGTACTTGAAAATGCTGGCTTTTTAAAGAAAGAGCACCTTTCAAGCGGAAGGGTACCATCGGTTGATGGTTACAAGTACTTTATTGATAATTTCCTAAAACCTGATCAACTTGACCGGGACGCAATTTTTGAAATTATGAATTCTTTTGACCATGATTTTTACAGGTTGAGTGATATTTTTGAAACAGCAGCTAGCTTACTTGCTAGTAGGACTGGACTTACGAGTTTTGTCATGGGAATACCACCCATTGATCAAGTTCTAACAAATTTTGATATTGTTGTCCTTGATAATCATTCGGCACTTGCAGTTATGACTTTAAGTACTGGAATGGTCAAGACTAATCAGTTTGTTCTACCAAGTAGTATGGCGGTTGATGATGTTAAAAAAATTTCAGCCATTGTAAAAAGCAGGTTGGTCGGTAAAAAAGTACTGGATATCCATTATGCTTTAAGGACTGAAATACCTCAAATTTTGGCTAGATTTTTCCAGGTAACAGCTAACTTATCAGAACTCTTTGATTATATCTTCTCTGTTTTATATGAAGAAGATATTCAGATGGTTGATGAGTACAAGTTACTTGATTATGCCAAACACAATGAGAAGTTGTATCAGCTCCTGAGTGACCGGGAAATGTTAGCCCAAAAACTTAGGGGAATCGTAAAAGATGACAATGCAAGGACCATAAAATTAGGCGATGATGATTTATTTGAAAATTTAACTCTTATAGCCCAAAAATTTATTATTCCCTATCGGGGTATGGGAACAGCGCTTGTTATCGCACCGATTGATATTGATTACGACCGAGTGGTTGGTATTGTGGATTTAATAGCTAATATTTTATCAATGAAGCTGGCTGACTATTATAGGTACCTGGATGGTAACCATTATGAGGTCCAGCGGTAG